The following proteins are encoded in a genomic region of Nitrospirota bacterium:
- a CDS encoding cytochrome ubiquinol oxidase subunit I: MKALKKSKNFLSLALLGILFLSLFSFAIPLFFQSKAYADEAAAPAAPVMGKDVYYKNEGPVSGPPAPKLKVGDYPMPNLPGVAKESRLIVWVIGQQHLYFGSFVLAVPIFCMVIELIGLLTKDPVASKRYDQLAYDFIKISLTAYSVTAILGGLLIFTFITMYPGFFAYLASLFRPFMHIYALLFLAESGTLYLYYYGWHRMEEGFLKWVHATLGILLNVFGTILMMLANSWLSYMMSPAGVDEKGQFLGNYAHLLHSALWNPINVHRIIGNMVFGGGIVAAYSAYKFLSSKTKEEKAYYDWMGYISMFFAVGSLIPLPFAGYWLMREVYAYRQQMGITLMGGLLAWLFILQAVLIGSLFFSVIYYLFNGMQRMKGAERYEKITKYIFFGVTAAFLVWLTPHTLVMTGSELKAIGGQQHPVVGNFGVMSAKNGAVNTMLILTVLTFVIYQRANKEITVKWKNFGNAMLFTMFGVALANNWWLAIYGYYIPANVRVGLSVPQVAGTLTCLFVGTAINVAMMKGAKSTGPVLWGTISNRSQFAIFALAVSFTWLMALMGYVRSSVRLFWHVMEIMRDNSPWAFTHPIGFASNMMSVNVIIFWIFTLFVFSLAELSSGHREVPSMEDSPVAKTAGRHGHAIAGASE; encoded by the coding sequence ATGAAGGCCCTTAAAAAATCAAAAAATTTTCTCTCCCTTGCTCTTCTGGGAATCTTGTTTCTTTCACTCTTTTCCTTTGCGATTCCTCTTTTCTTCCAGTCCAAAGCGTATGCCGATGAAGCGGCTGCTCCGGCGGCGCCAGTCATGGGAAAGGATGTTTATTACAAGAACGAAGGTCCGGTGTCCGGCCCTCCGGCACCAAAATTGAAAGTAGGCGATTATCCAATGCCGAATCTTCCGGGGGTTGCAAAAGAGAGCCGCCTGATTGTATGGGTTATCGGACAGCAACATCTCTATTTCGGGAGCTTTGTCCTCGCTGTTCCAATCTTTTGCATGGTCATCGAGCTGATTGGCCTATTGACCAAAGATCCGGTTGCTTCGAAAAGATATGACCAGCTCGCCTATGATTTTATCAAGATCAGTTTGACGGCATATTCGGTTACTGCGATTTTAGGGGGGCTTCTGATCTTTACGTTTATTACCATGTACCCGGGATTTTTTGCCTACCTTGCTTCGCTCTTTAGACCCTTTATGCATATCTACGCATTACTCTTCCTCGCCGAAAGTGGCACGCTTTACCTCTACTATTATGGATGGCATCGTATGGAAGAAGGATTCCTGAAATGGGTTCACGCCACCCTCGGTATTCTTTTGAATGTTTTCGGAACGATTCTCATGATGTTGGCTAATTCATGGCTCTCTTATATGATGTCTCCCGCGGGGGTGGATGAAAAAGGACAGTTTTTAGGTAATTATGCCCATCTTCTCCACAGTGCGTTGTGGAATCCGATTAACGTCCACCGGATTATTGGAAATATGGTGTTTGGCGGTGGTATCGTGGCGGCTTACTCGGCTTATAAATTTCTTTCATCCAAGACGAAAGAAGAGAAAGCTTATTACGACTGGATGGGTTACATTTCGATGTTCTTTGCAGTCGGTTCGCTGATTCCCCTTCCCTTTGCCGGATACTGGCTGATGAGAGAAGTTTACGCTTACCGTCAACAGATGGGAATTACATTAATGGGAGGGCTGTTAGCCTGGCTCTTCATTCTTCAGGCGGTGTTGATCGGGTCCCTCTTCTTTTCGGTAATTTATTACCTGTTTAATGGCATGCAGAGAATGAAAGGGGCCGAGCGGTATGAAAAAATAACCAAATATATCTTTTTTGGCGTGACGGCGGCTTTCCTGGTCTGGCTAACCCCTCACACGCTCGTGATGACCGGTTCGGAACTTAAAGCGATTGGCGGTCAGCAGCATCCTGTTGTGGGTAATTTTGGCGTGATGTCCGCCAAAAACGGAGCTGTAAATACCATGCTTATCCTGACGGTTTTGACATTTGTTATCTATCAGCGTGCCAATAAAGAGATTACCGTAAAATGGAAAAACTTTGGAAACGCGATGCTCTTTACGATGTTTGGGGTTGCTTTGGCAAATAACTGGTGGTTAGCGATTTATGGGTACTATATTCCAGCAAACGTCAGGGTTGGCCTATCGGTTCCTCAGGTCGCCGGCACTTTAACCTGCCTTTTTGTGGGTACGGCTATTAATGTGGCGATGATGAAGGGGGCTAAATCAACCGGTCCTGTTCTTTGGGGAACCATATCGAATCGCTCTCAGTTTGCGATTTTTGCTTTGGCGGTTTCATTTACCTGGCTGATGGCTCTGATGGGTTATGTGCGCTCTTCCGTCCGCCTTTTTTGGCATGTCATGGAAATCATGAGAGATAATTCTCCCTGGGCGTTTACGCATCCGATCGGTTTCGCGTCGAATATGATGTCCGTCAATGTGATTATATTCTGGATTTTCACGCTTTTCGTTTTCTCTCTGGCAGAACTCTCGTCCGGTCACCGTGAAGTTCCTTCAATGGAAGACAGTCCTGTCGCGAAAACAGCGGGTCGACACGGGCATGCCATTGCGGGAGCGTCTGAGTAG
- a CDS encoding formylglycine-generating enzyme family protein translates to MSKYLVMIYIGLMFVFVGIIQYSIYKGNHPSVSSLQPEKGFTPLSEKIKKTKENFAKSEENIRRVKPNPELETMVHIPLGYFTLGDDASLDFSVHPARKIFLSAYTIDKYEVTFAQFYQFVDLTGHRKPRLAGYLAVGSEGLPLLMNPFNPVVGVSWEDAKDYCHWKKKRLPTEAEWEKAAKGEVQRKWPWGDEELPQNANFSGERDGYFYTAPVGSFKLDKSPLGVYDMAGNAMEWVNDWYQENGYQNIETIDPKGPDRGQLKVIRGGSWNDTIRLGEVVNRFKMTPEYRDVTIGFRCAKSA, encoded by the coding sequence TTGAGCAAATACCTCGTCATGATCTATATCGGATTGATGTTCGTATTTGTCGGAATTATCCAATATTCAATTTATAAAGGCAATCACCCCTCGGTTAGCTCACTCCAGCCGGAAAAAGGATTCACCCCGCTTTCGGAAAAAATTAAGAAAACGAAAGAGAATTTTGCCAAATCGGAAGAGAATATCCGTCGGGTGAAACCGAATCCCGAGCTTGAAACGATGGTTCACATACCATTGGGTTATTTTACGCTCGGAGACGACGCTTCGCTTGATTTTTCGGTCCATCCCGCTCGTAAAATTTTCCTAAGTGCTTACACCATCGATAAATATGAAGTCACCTTTGCACAATTTTATCAGTTTGTGGACCTGACCGGGCATCGGAAGCCCCGTCTGGCCGGGTATCTCGCTGTGGGTTCTGAAGGCCTTCCGCTTCTCATGAATCCTTTTAATCCGGTCGTCGGGGTTTCGTGGGAGGATGCAAAGGATTATTGTCACTGGAAAAAGAAACGTCTTCCAACCGAAGCGGAGTGGGAAAAAGCCGCGAAAGGGGAGGTGCAACGAAAATGGCCATGGGGCGATGAGGAGCTCCCGCAAAATGCAAATTTTTCCGGGGAACGGGACGGGTATTTCTATACGGCGCCTGTCGGCAGTTTCAAACTGGATAAGAGTCCGCTTGGCGTATATGACATGGCGGGTAACGCGATGGAATGGGTCAACGATTGGTATCAGGAAAACGGATACCAAAATATCGAAACCATCGATCCAAAAGGTCCCGACAGGGGCCAACTCAAGGTCATCCGGGGCGGATCCTGGAATGATACAATCCGGCTCGGAGAGGTTGTTAACAGGTTCAAAATGACGCCGGAATATCGGGACGTGACCATTGGTTTTCGATGTGCGAAAAGTGCTTGA
- a CDS encoding SUMF1/EgtB/PvdO family nonheme iron enzyme yields MKKDALYYGIISAGAAFVLMIGTFIYFAVSDFVGRGKRQSAVKEMQAEALNPDRFKEFKTIKGVDDALMVWIPEGTFAMGSPPVEGDPDESPQRTIYLSGYYIDLKEVTHGQFQNYLKGIGSKSKLVIPVFMDNPALLTSKELPANGVSWDGANDYCKWAGKRLPTEAEWEKAARGERGLKWPWGNEGLEGRANLQGEEDHFKYTAPPGKFEAGRSPYGLYDMAGNVGEWVADWYDGSYYLSGPFKNPKGPESGKFRVYRGGSWEDVLTNVRTAKRFQAAPHQTSAVIGFRCAKDVAGS; encoded by the coding sequence ATGAAAAAAGATGCCCTCTATTACGGAATTATCTCTGCCGGTGCGGCTTTTGTTCTGATGATCGGCACCTTTATTTATTTTGCAGTTTCAGATTTCGTCGGGAGAGGGAAGCGTCAGTCTGCCGTCAAGGAGATGCAGGCCGAGGCGTTGAATCCCGACCGATTTAAGGAATTCAAAACCATCAAAGGGGTAGACGATGCCCTGATGGTGTGGATTCCGGAGGGGACTTTCGCAATGGGATCTCCTCCCGTAGAAGGTGATCCGGATGAATCTCCGCAGAGGACAATTTATTTATCGGGGTATTATATCGATCTTAAAGAAGTGACTCATGGGCAGTTTCAGAATTATTTAAAAGGAATTGGATCGAAATCCAAGTTGGTCATTCCCGTATTTATGGATAACCCTGCATTATTGACTTCAAAAGAGCTTCCGGCAAATGGCGTTTCCTGGGACGGAGCCAATGACTACTGCAAGTGGGCGGGGAAAAGACTTCCAACCGAAGCAGAATGGGAAAAAGCGGCAAGAGGTGAACGGGGTCTAAAGTGGCCCTGGGGAAACGAGGGTTTGGAGGGTAGAGCCAATCTTCAGGGTGAAGAGGACCATTTCAAATATACGGCTCCCCCGGGAAAGTTCGAAGCGGGAAGAAGCCCCTACGGATTGTATGATATGGCCGGAAATGTTGGAGAATGGGTGGCAGACTGGTACGACGGTTCTTATTATTTGTCCGGTCCGTTCAAAAATCCAAAAGGGCCTGAAAGCGGAAAATTCAGAGTGTATCGCGGCGGGAGTTGGGAGGATGTCCTGACCAATGTCAGAACCGCCAAGAGATTTCAGGCGGCACCGCACCAGACTAGCGCGGTCATTGGATTCCGTTGTGCGAAAGATGTGGCAGGATCATAA
- a CDS encoding carboxypeptidase regulatory-like domain-containing protein, with the protein MQGFGKKVALATLLSAMVGMPAWAYDEAPVANGGTLSGKVTFKGAAPAPKSFELEKFPQPKYCGKEDNDGKGHRLLHDVNVGKDGSLEDVVVAIEHVEKGKPFKFAGTDTNADICRFLVQGGPSKFVGVAMKKAEFRVKNLDADPTDPKAATGVLHNPHLYEEVGSSSSTIFNLPLPNKDQVINKPTIIRKKDSILHMQCDQHNYMNTYYYPVENPYYAIVGADGTFSIDGIPPGEYEVHAWHPILGLQEAKVTVAAGGKLTQNFAFASTK; encoded by the coding sequence ATGCAAGGTTTTGGTAAAAAAGTGGCTTTGGCCACATTGTTGTCGGCGATGGTTGGAATGCCGGCATGGGCTTATGACGAAGCGCCCGTCGCGAACGGAGGAACACTGAGCGGAAAGGTCACCTTCAAGGGAGCAGCGCCTGCACCGAAATCGTTTGAACTTGAGAAATTCCCCCAGCCCAAATATTGCGGAAAAGAAGATAACGATGGAAAGGGACATCGCCTTTTACATGATGTGAATGTCGGTAAAGATGGCTCGCTAGAGGATGTGGTGGTTGCGATCGAACATGTAGAAAAAGGAAAGCCGTTTAAATTCGCCGGTACGGATACGAATGCCGATATTTGCCGGTTCCTGGTTCAGGGCGGACCCTCGAAATTCGTCGGCGTAGCAATGAAGAAAGCGGAATTCCGGGTCAAGAACCTTGATGCCGATCCGACTGATCCCAAGGCGGCAACGGGCGTGTTGCATAATCCTCACCTTTATGAGGAAGTCGGTTCTTCGAGCTCGACGATCTTTAATCTTCCTCTTCCGAACAAGGACCAGGTCATAAACAAACCGACGATTATCCGGAAGAAAGACAGCATCCTTCATATGCAGTGCGATCAGCACAATTATATGAACACCTACTATTATCCGGTAGAAAATCCCTATTATGCAATCGTGGGTGCGGACGGAACGTTCAGCATTGACGGGATTCCTCCGGGTGAATATGAAGTGCACGCGTGGCATCCGATTTTAGGCCTGCAGGAAGCGAAGGTCACGGTGGCAGCGGGTGGAAAACTCACCCAAAACTTTGCTTTTGCGTCAACGAAATAA
- the hemG gene encoding protoporphyrinogen oxidase produces MKGSVAVIGGGISGLSVAYSLQKEGVQVTLFEKEETAGGLIKSELKEGYLLETGPNSLLNINAELDEFCHKIQLDSEKIFQNPDSKSRFILKNGKLIPIPRTPKEFLFTPLLSIRGKIRAGLEPFVAPLGEKRPESVAQFVSRRFGPEILSYVVDPLIEGIYAGDPEILSMSATFPRLTLLEEKYGSLLKGFMVKKREEKREKRIDLFSFKNGMGALPVKLSEKLEKNFENGAVICGISRGSSSTPGFTLTAIQKGEKRRFLFDRVVLATPAYVSSSLIEPISEAISDQLNSIHYAPVVIVNLGFPLSALSRPFAGSGCLIPKKENRSLLGFRINSNLYQGRAPSGMMVVTSFAGGVRNQDIIRESREELIQTALDELTSLLGLKGKPEFFHTTIHPKAIPQYDLNHSGKIETINRELKRIPGLYLAGNYSKGVSVWDCLSQGLEMGKMISRQLKEG; encoded by the coding sequence ATGAAGGGGAGCGTTGCGGTCATTGGAGGAGGCATTTCCGGTCTTTCGGTTGCCTATTCCCTCCAGAAAGAGGGGGTTCAGGTCACCCTCTTTGAAAAGGAAGAAACGGCCGGAGGCCTGATAAAAAGCGAGTTGAAAGAAGGTTACCTCCTGGAAACGGGACCGAACTCGCTCTTAAATATCAATGCCGAGCTTGATGAGTTCTGCCACAAGATTCAACTTGATTCGGAGAAGATTTTTCAGAATCCCGACTCCAAATCCCGTTTCATATTGAAAAACGGAAAACTGATTCCGATACCACGTACCCCGAAAGAATTTCTTTTCACCCCCCTCTTAAGTATCAGAGGTAAAATTAGAGCCGGATTGGAACCATTCGTGGCTCCCTTGGGAGAGAAGAGACCCGAATCCGTTGCCCAGTTCGTCAGTCGTCGTTTCGGACCGGAAATCTTGAGTTATGTCGTAGATCCTTTGATTGAAGGAATCTACGCAGGGGATCCGGAAATTCTTTCAATGTCGGCGACCTTCCCCCGACTCACGCTCCTGGAGGAAAAATATGGAAGTCTTCTTAAAGGATTTATGGTGAAGAAGAGGGAAGAGAAACGGGAGAAACGGATCGATCTCTTTTCCTTTAAAAACGGAATGGGAGCCCTTCCGGTGAAGCTTTCCGAGAAACTGGAAAAAAACTTCGAAAATGGGGCAGTGATCTGCGGAATTTCCCGAGGGAGTTCTTCGACCCCGGGATTTACGCTGACTGCAATTCAAAAAGGAGAAAAGCGTCGCTTTTTGTTTGATCGAGTCGTTCTGGCGACTCCGGCCTATGTCAGTTCCAGTCTTATCGAACCGATTTCCGAGGCAATTTCTGATCAGCTAAATTCAATCCATTACGCGCCTGTGGTTATCGTGAACCTTGGGTTTCCCCTTTCCGCGCTTTCCAGACCCTTTGCCGGTTCAGGCTGTCTTATTCCCAAGAAAGAGAATCGGTCGCTTCTGGGTTTTAGGATCAATTCGAATCTTTATCAAGGGAGAGCTCCTTCAGGTATGATGGTGGTGACCTCCTTTGCGGGCGGTGTCCGAAATCAGGACATTATCCGTGAATCCAGGGAAGAACTGATCCAGACTGCACTTGACGAGTTGACGTCCCTTCTGGGACTGAAGGGAAAACCGGAATTTTTTCATACGACCATTCATCCCAAAGCCATTCCTCAATATGATTTGAATCATTCCGGAAAAATTGAGACGATTAACCGGGAACTCAAACGAATTCCGGGTCTCTATCTGGCCGGAAATTATTCCAAAGGAGTTTCAGTTTGGGACTGTCTTTCGCAAGGACTGGAAATGGGTAAAATGATTTCGCGCCAATTAAAAGAGGGGTAA
- a CDS encoding ABC transporter ATP-binding protein — translation MKTSPLRNRGEFNRLLKHLSPYSRMIGFSALLFAGVAAINLAILWNVRILVDKVMVHRDLSAISSIIWILLSLFFVQTLLSMVQSYTISWVGQKLVTDFKISLFSALENLSLGFFSKTRTGEIISRLTNDVGVIQKISTSIPTDLAKHLVTLVGGLAVLFYMNWRLCMVTLGMIPFLILVARFFGKKLKNFSSQLQDRYAENSTLLEEVFSGIRIVKSFVREEDELRRFTGQVNSIFNLSMQKSRVLALFVPVITFLTLSAAAMVLWYGSLQILDGKMTPGDLIAFVLYGGILMLPFSAFARIFSQLKEIQGATSRVFELLDLKPQVTENREAQPLGTIAGRVSFKNVNFSYDSGHEVLKEISFEVECGQIVALVGPSGGGKTTLVNLLHRFYDPRSGRIEIDGREISKVNLKELYSQIGLVPQETLLFGGTIRENILYGKLQATDEEFLSASRGAHVDEFVQTLPMKYETVVGERGVNLSGGQRQRIAIARAILKNPRILILDEATSALDTESEMLIQDALDHFMANRTTFVIAHRLSTIQSAHLILVIDKGRIMESGTHLELLKREGLYYRLYTMKLSGMELVDQAVSPKSDL, via the coding sequence ATGAAAACAAGCCCCCTTCGAAACCGGGGAGAGTTTAATCGCCTCCTCAAACACCTCTCTCCTTATTCCCGAATGATTGGCTTTTCAGCCCTTTTATTTGCCGGTGTCGCGGCAATTAATCTCGCGATTCTCTGGAACGTTCGTATATTAGTTGATAAAGTCATGGTTCATCGGGATCTTTCTGCCATCTCTTCGATTATCTGGATTCTCTTATCCCTCTTTTTTGTGCAAACCCTGCTGAGCATGGTTCAAAGTTATACGATTTCCTGGGTCGGACAGAAACTCGTAACCGATTTCAAAATTAGCTTGTTTTCGGCTCTTGAAAATCTCTCACTCGGCTTTTTTTCCAAAACAAGAACCGGAGAAATTATCTCGAGATTAACGAATGATGTTGGAGTGATCCAGAAAATTTCCACTTCAATACCGACCGATCTGGCCAAACACCTGGTCACGCTGGTGGGCGGATTGGCTGTTTTATTCTATATGAACTGGCGCCTTTGCATGGTCACGCTCGGAATGATTCCTTTTCTTATACTTGTCGCGCGTTTTTTTGGAAAGAAACTGAAAAACTTTTCTAGCCAGCTGCAGGATCGCTACGCGGAGAACAGCACGCTCCTCGAAGAGGTCTTCTCCGGAATTCGAATCGTTAAATCATTTGTCCGGGAGGAAGACGAACTCAGGCGATTTACCGGCCAGGTGAATTCGATCTTCAATCTCTCCATGCAAAAGTCAAGAGTCCTGGCCCTTTTTGTTCCCGTGATTACCTTTCTGACCCTTTCAGCCGCGGCCATGGTTCTTTGGTACGGAAGTTTACAGATTCTGGATGGAAAGATGACTCCGGGAGACCTGATTGCTTTTGTTCTATATGGGGGGATCTTAATGCTTCCATTTTCCGCGTTCGCGAGAATATTCTCTCAGTTGAAGGAGATACAGGGTGCAACGTCGCGTGTGTTTGAACTTCTCGACTTAAAGCCACAGGTGACTGAAAACAGGGAGGCTCAACCTCTGGGGACGATTGCGGGAAGGGTCTCGTTTAAAAATGTTAATTTCTCCTATGATTCCGGACATGAAGTTCTCAAAGAAATCTCTTTTGAGGTGGAATGCGGTCAGATTGTCGCGCTGGTCGGACCGAGCGGAGGTGGTAAAACCACTTTGGTTAATCTCCTTCATCGATTTTATGATCCTCGTTCGGGGAGGATAGAAATCGACGGGAGAGAAATCAGTAAGGTCAATTTAAAAGAACTTTATTCGCAGATCGGACTTGTTCCGCAGGAGACTCTCCTGTTCGGTGGAACGATCCGGGAGAATATTCTTTATGGCAAGCTTCAGGCGACCGACGAGGAGTTTCTCTCTGCTTCCAGGGGAGCCCATGTCGACGAGTTTGTCCAGACGCTTCCGATGAAGTATGAAACCGTGGTCGGAGAAAGGGGAGTCAACCTGTCCGGAGGACAACGGCAGAGAATAGCGATCGCAAGGGCCATTCTGAAGAATCCGAGAATTCTTATTTTGGATGAAGCGACTTCGGCACTGGATACGGAATCGGAAATGTTGATCCAGGATGCTTTGGACCACTTCATGGCGAATCGGACGACTTTTGTGATCGCCCACCGTCTTTCAACGATTCAGTCGGCACATCTTATTCTGGTGATCGATAAGGGGCGAATCATGGAGTCTGGCACTCATCTTGAACTCCTGAAGAGGGAAGGACTTTATTATCGACTTTACACCATGAAATTATCAGGAATGGAACTCGTCGATCAGGCCGTATCCCCCAAGAGCGATCTATGA
- the mtnA gene encoding S-methyl-5-thioribose-1-phosphate isomerase, whose translation MIPTLEWKKGVVRMLDQSLLPNQIKYIECEKYQSIAEGIRSLKVRGAPAIGIAAAMGIALAAQSIRAANFFSFKKKMEPIYETFRKTRPTAVNLFWSIERMKTFVEESEDLPVSKIQSLLIRASQKILEEDIEINRSIGRYGNKVIRQQDTILTHCNAGSLATGGYGTALGVIRAAHESNKKVRVLADETRPVLQGGRLTAWELMQDNIDVVLITDNMAGSFMQKGEVNVCIVGADRIARNGDTANKIGTYSVAVLAKYHGIPFYVAAPLSTIDFSIQTGKEIPIEQRDPSEVTSILGKIQIAPHRVKVLNPAFDVTPAELITGIITEKGIYKPKDLKQLMR comes from the coding sequence ATGATCCCCACACTTGAATGGAAAAAAGGGGTGGTACGTATGCTCGACCAATCTCTTCTTCCGAACCAGATTAAATATATTGAATGTGAAAAATACCAGTCGATCGCGGAAGGAATAAGATCGCTTAAAGTCAGAGGAGCTCCTGCAATTGGCATCGCCGCGGCGATGGGCATCGCACTGGCTGCTCAGTCGATTCGAGCGGCAAATTTTTTCTCATTCAAAAAAAAGATGGAACCCATTTATGAAACATTCCGCAAGACCAGGCCGACCGCCGTCAATCTGTTCTGGTCAATCGAGCGAATGAAAACATTTGTGGAAGAGAGTGAAGACCTTCCCGTATCCAAGATCCAGAGTCTTTTAATCCGTGCTTCTCAGAAAATTCTGGAAGAAGATATTGAAATCAATCGATCTATCGGACGATACGGCAATAAAGTCATTCGACAACAGGATACCATCTTGACCCATTGCAACGCAGGATCCCTCGCAACGGGCGGCTATGGAACCGCGCTTGGAGTCATTCGCGCAGCGCATGAATCCAACAAGAAGGTGCGCGTCCTGGCTGACGAAACGCGTCCGGTCCTGCAGGGGGGGAGATTGACTGCCTGGGAATTGATGCAGGACAATATTGACGTTGTTTTAATTACCGATAACATGGCCGGATCATTCATGCAAAAAGGAGAAGTCAACGTCTGTATTGTGGGAGCCGACCGAATCGCCCGTAACGGGGACACCGCCAACAAAATTGGCACCTATTCCGTCGCTGTACTCGCCAAGTATCATGGCATTCCATTTTACGTCGCCGCCCCGCTTTCAACGATCGATTTTTCGATTCAAACCGGAAAGGAAATTCCGATCGAACAGAGAGATCCGTCTGAGGTGACTTCGATCTTGGGAAAAATTCAAATCGCGCCGCACCGGGTAAAGGTCTTGAACCCGGCGTTTGATGTGACTCCGGCGGAATTAATTACCGGAATTATCACTGAAAAAGGGATTTACAAACCGAAAGATTTGAAACAGCTGATGCGGTAA
- a CDS encoding cytoplasmic protein, giving the protein MPPSQPKQNRNFDQLQASLLHCPKCKRAVQVRERLLLVLPDGQLFEYRCVHCGSSIGERTEKNSKPAKIIL; this is encoded by the coding sequence ATGCCCCCTTCTCAGCCGAAACAGAACCGGAATTTTGATCAGCTTCAGGCTTCACTTCTTCATTGTCCAAAATGCAAAAGGGCGGTGCAGGTCAGAGAACGACTTTTGCTGGTTCTTCCCGACGGACAGCTATTTGAATATCGCTGTGTCCATTGCGGCTCTTCGATCGGCGAAAGAACAGAAAAAAACAGCAAACCGGCTAAAATAATTTTGTGA
- a CDS encoding VOC family protein: MIKKFLHTRLRVNDMNQHVRFFCEILGLKLLSRRKSPRGSELVFLQVPGSEEEIELCHFPASGKVEVQEDLVHLAFEVDDLKSFTGYLMSKGIPLTDGPTNSGGGGMFAFIDAPDRYEIELIEKGK; this comes from the coding sequence ATGATTAAGAAATTCCTTCATACGCGTCTTAGAGTCAACGATATGAACCAGCATGTCCGATTCTTTTGCGAAATCCTTGGTCTCAAACTTTTAAGCCGGCGAAAGTCTCCGAGAGGCTCGGAACTCGTTTTTCTGCAGGTGCCTGGAAGCGAGGAGGAGATCGAGCTTTGCCATTTTCCGGCGAGCGGAAAGGTTGAAGTTCAGGAGGATCTCGTCCATCTCGCATTTGAAGTGGACGACTTAAAGTCGTTCACCGGATACCTGATGTCAAAAGGAATTCCCTTGACGGATGGTCCGACAAACTCGGGCGGCGGGGGCATGTTCGCATTTATCGATGCTCCGGATCGATATGAAATTGAATTAATTGAGAAAGGAAAATAG
- a CDS encoding histone deacetylase: MKSGYLSSPRYRDHLTGYGHPERPDRLDAIDRMMLKNGLIERVTPVSPRLIDLDVLSKVHDLRFLNDLISLRPSSDFIYLDPDTPISSESLATARWAAGGICQAVDDIFSGAIQNAFCAIRPPGHHAGISSATGFCLINHVAVAARYAQEKFRLKRIAILDWDVHHGNGTQEIFYEDPSVFYFSVHQYPFYPGTGASEDIGEGEGEGATLNVPLSRGSGDREYLNVFENILVHKMALFKPDLIILSAGFDAHQMDPLAQMEISTEGFGKLTRIVKQMAGAYCDGKLVSVLEGGYHLTALGESVATHMQVLLE, encoded by the coding sequence ATGAAGAGCGGCTACCTCTCGAGTCCCCGTTATCGGGATCATTTGACCGGATATGGGCATCCTGAAAGACCTGACCGGCTCGATGCGATCGACCGGATGATGTTGAAAAATGGACTGATCGAACGGGTCACTCCTGTGTCTCCCAGATTAATTGATTTGGATGTCCTTTCCAAAGTTCACGACCTACGATTTCTTAACGATCTCATATCGCTAAGACCCTCCTCGGATTTCATCTATCTGGATCCTGACACCCCGATTTCATCCGAATCTCTGGCCACCGCCCGTTGGGCGGCAGGAGGAATCTGCCAGGCGGTCGACGACATTTTTTCTGGCGCCATTCAAAATGCTTTTTGTGCGATTCGTCCTCCCGGTCATCATGCCGGAATTTCCTCCGCGACCGGTTTCTGCCTGATTAATCATGTGGCCGTTGCCGCCCGGTATGCGCAGGAAAAATTTCGTTTAAAAAGGATTGCTATTCTCGATTGGGATGTCCATCATGGTAATGGAACACAGGAGATTTTTTACGAAGATCCTTCGGTTTTTTATTTTTCTGTACATCAATATCCCTTTTATCCCGGAACAGGCGCTTCCGAAGATATCGGCGAGGGAGAAGGGGAGGGAGCGACTTTAAACGTTCCGCTTTCGCGGGGCTCGGGAGACCGGGAATACCTCAATGTTTTTGAAAATATCCTGGTTCATAAAATGGCTCTATTTAAACCAGATTTGATCATCCTTTCGGCCGGCTTCGACGCCCACCAAATGGATCCGCTGGCCCAAATGGAAATTTCGACAGAGGGATTTGGAAAGTTGACCCGCATTGTCAAACAGATGGCCGGAGCTTATTGCGACGGAAAGCTTGTTTCGGTTTTGGAAGGGGGTTACCATCTGACCGCTTTGGGAGAATCAGTTGCAACCCACATGCAGGTCTTACTAGAATAG